The following are encoded in a window of Legionella geestiana genomic DNA:
- a CDS encoding beta-ketoacyl-[acyl-carrier-protein] synthase family protein — MNKRRVAITGLGVVSPLGNNVETFWSSLMGGKSGIAEIAQFDARAFPTRIAAEVKNFSLHPSLNGKALRHAPHFAHYALQAAHEAFEDAGVRPNATNAERWGVVAGSGMMTAEYDYLHRFQKIAAPVGEVDWALLQEHADDFYHMPDFGKTTSNAGLSVLAQQFGIRGYASSVHTACASGGQALGLALQVIRRGEADFMLAGGFDSMISPLGLSSFCLLGALSKVNDAPETASRPFDATRSGFVLGEGAAFLILEAYERAEARGARIYAELAGEGNSLSAYRITDSHPNGDGAIQAMEGALRDAGLRATTVDYINAHGTSTRMNDLSETNAIKVVFGERAPMVPVSSTKSQTGHLIAAAGALEAVVSTLAIHHGRIPQTKNRTTPDPECDLDYVVEGVREQPVRVVMSNSFGFGGSNSALVFAHPHVRENEA; from the coding sequence ATGAACAAACGGCGTGTAGCAATTACCGGGCTTGGCGTGGTTTCTCCGCTTGGCAACAATGTGGAAACATTCTGGTCGAGCCTTATGGGCGGCAAATCGGGTATCGCGGAAATTGCGCAGTTTGATGCGCGCGCGTTTCCCACCCGCATTGCAGCCGAAGTCAAAAATTTTTCCCTTCATCCCTCGCTTAACGGCAAGGCCTTACGCCATGCGCCGCATTTTGCGCATTATGCACTGCAGGCGGCGCACGAGGCCTTTGAAGATGCCGGCGTTCGCCCGAATGCGACGAATGCCGAACGCTGGGGGGTCGTGGCCGGCAGTGGCATGATGACGGCAGAATACGATTATCTGCACAGATTTCAAAAAATTGCGGCGCCTGTTGGCGAAGTGGACTGGGCGCTGCTGCAGGAACATGCGGATGATTTTTACCACATGCCGGATTTTGGCAAAACTACGTCCAACGCGGGACTTTCCGTGCTGGCGCAGCAGTTTGGTATCCGTGGTTATGCAAGCTCGGTGCATACCGCCTGTGCTTCAGGCGGTCAGGCACTGGGGCTTGCGCTTCAGGTGATTCGCCGTGGTGAGGCGGACTTCATGCTGGCCGGCGGCTTCGATTCCATGATAAGCCCCCTTGGTCTTTCAAGCTTTTGTCTCCTTGGAGCGCTCTCAAAGGTGAACGACGCTCCAGAAACAGCCAGCCGTCCTTTTGATGCGACCCGCAGTGGTTTTGTGCTGGGAGAGGGGGCCGCGTTTCTTATTCTCGAAGCCTACGAGCGGGCTGAGGCCCGAGGAGCGCGAATTTATGCGGAACTGGCAGGAGAAGGAAATTCTCTGAGCGCTTACCGCATCACCGATTCACACCCGAATGGAGATGGTGCCATTCAGGCGATGGAAGGCGCGCTGCGGGATGCGGGTTTGCGGGCAACAACAGTGGATTACATCAATGCGCATGGCACCTCAACGCGTATGAATGACCTCAGCGAAACCAATGCCATCAAAGTCGTTTTTGGTGAACGCGCTCCTATGGTTCCTGTCAGTTCCACAAAGAGCCAGACCGGGCACCTGATTGCTGCAGCCGGCGCGCTGGAAGCCGTTGTATCAACGCTTGCCATACACCATGGACGTATTCCGCAAACTAAAAACCGTACTACTCCCGATCCTGAGTGTGATTTGGATTACGTTGTGGAAGGGGTGCGGGAACAACCTGTGCGGGTCGTGATGTCAAATTCCTTTGGATTTGGCGGTTCTAACAGTGCGCTGGTTTTTGCGCATCCGCATGTGCGGGAGAATGAGGCATGA
- a CDS encoding potassium transporter Kup, which produces MNRETVTPTLAIAALGVVFGDIGTSPLYAMREALGDLPIGNTSVLGALSLVFWSLILVISFKYMCIVFRADNDGEGGILALLALLRQTQSKYKNQFYLLAIFGAGLLIGDGMLTPAISVISAIEGLKVASPVFNDAIVPLSCGILIVLFFFQRFGTAHIGRAFGPVILIWFLVIAVIGLLQIAKNPAVLKAVNPRYGFEFLHAFGYQGYLLLGGVFLVVTGGEALYADIGHFGKNPIRYSWFIVALPCLLLNYFGQGALLLSQPEAMENPFYHMAPEGFLIPLLVIATLATIIASQAVITATFSLMKQAVLLGLYPRIQIIQTSKEHQGQIYIPQMNLFLLMGTLLLILTFRSSSGLAHAYGIAVNLHMLLITMLVGWAAHTIWQWSVWRTVVLFTPLFIADAAFLGANAHKFLTGAWTPILFACLLAIVMHTWNMGLMYLKNNFYMRKEGIAKIVRQLHYKSLTRLEGVTAIFITDVYDNSGGSFLHFLKLSRALPENILIVNYTVENIPHVHYSRRFEVHYLDEKICQLTLHYGFMDTVSIPSALELANERGLLPFQVNVDAATWLVEVPNVVASRSQATLRFHWQEKLFAFLMRNYSANLNIEFYQLPFNRTIAIGTYCII; this is translated from the coding sequence ATGAATCGGGAAACTGTTACGCCCACACTTGCCATTGCAGCCCTTGGTGTGGTTTTTGGTGATATAGGAACCAGCCCGCTTTATGCCATGCGTGAGGCGCTGGGGGATTTACCCATCGGCAATACTTCCGTGCTTGGCGCACTATCCCTTGTGTTCTGGTCGCTTATTCTCGTTATCTCTTTCAAATACATGTGCATCGTTTTTCGGGCTGATAACGATGGAGAGGGGGGAATACTTGCGCTTCTCGCACTTTTGCGACAAACCCAGTCAAAATACAAAAATCAGTTTTATCTGCTGGCGATTTTTGGTGCTGGTCTTTTAATTGGCGATGGCATGCTGACACCGGCGATTTCTGTTATCAGCGCCATTGAGGGGCTTAAGGTGGCCTCGCCGGTTTTTAACGATGCGATTGTACCACTCTCATGCGGCATACTGATTGTGCTTTTTTTCTTTCAAAGGTTTGGTACCGCCCACATCGGCCGCGCGTTTGGACCGGTCATCCTTATCTGGTTTTTGGTCATCGCAGTAATTGGCCTGTTGCAGATTGCGAAAAATCCAGCGGTACTCAAGGCGGTTAACCCGCGGTATGGCTTCGAGTTTCTGCATGCTTTTGGTTACCAAGGGTATTTATTGCTGGGTGGTGTTTTTCTGGTGGTAACCGGGGGCGAGGCGCTGTATGCCGACATTGGGCATTTTGGTAAAAATCCAATTCGTTACAGCTGGTTTATCGTGGCGCTTCCCTGTCTGCTGCTGAACTATTTTGGTCAGGGGGCGCTCCTGCTCAGTCAGCCTGAGGCAATGGAAAATCCTTTCTATCACATGGCGCCGGAGGGTTTTCTTATTCCGCTCCTCGTGATTGCAACGCTGGCCACCATCATTGCGTCCCAGGCGGTTATCACTGCTACATTTTCACTAATGAAGCAGGCGGTGTTGCTGGGCCTGTATCCACGCATTCAAATCATTCAGACTTCAAAAGAGCATCAGGGGCAAATTTATATTCCCCAGATGAATCTCTTTTTGCTGATGGGAACCTTGCTCCTGATTCTTACTTTTCGCAGTTCCAGTGGTCTGGCGCATGCTTATGGAATTGCCGTCAACCTGCATATGCTCCTTATAACAATGCTGGTTGGATGGGCAGCACACACCATCTGGCAATGGTCTGTGTGGCGGACTGTTGTGCTTTTCACGCCCCTTTTCATCGCGGATGCTGCGTTCCTCGGTGCTAATGCACACAAGTTTCTGACCGGTGCCTGGACCCCAATTCTGTTTGCCTGCCTCCTTGCGATTGTCATGCATACATGGAACATGGGACTAATGTATTTAAAAAATAATTTTTACATGCGCAAGGAAGGCATTGCGAAAATTGTGCGCCAGCTGCACTATAAGTCCCTCACGCGCCTTGAGGGTGTCACTGCAATCTTTATTACTGATGTGTATGACAACAGTGGTGGCAGTTTTCTGCATTTCCTAAAACTAAGCCGCGCGCTTCCAGAAAATATTCTTATTGTGAATTATACGGTAGAAAACATTCCGCATGTGCATTACAGCCGGCGATTTGAGGTGCACTATCTCGACGAGAAAATTTGCCAGCTGACCCTGCATTATGGCTTCATGGATACAGTTTCGATTCCCAGCGCACTGGAGCTTGCCAACGAACGGGGTTTATTGCCGTTTCAGGTCAATGTGGATGCAGCAACGTGGCTTGTAGAGGTGCCTAATGTGGTAGCTTCCAGGTCACAGGCGACGCTGCGTTTCCACTGGCAGGAAAAACTCTTTGCTTTTCTGATGCGCAATTACTCAGCCAACCTTAACATTGAATTTTATCAGCTGCCGTTTAACCGTACGATAGCCATCGGAACCTATTGCATTATATAA
- a CDS encoding nucleoside recognition domain-containing protein, with protein sequence MLNIIWLGMMLLAVVTGIFQGRIPQVVAAVTDSARLGFEIALGLAGIMTLWLGIMNIASVSGLIKKLARALRPVMRPLFPEVPPEHPAMGAMLLNIAANMLGLANAATPFGLQAMKELQKLNTRAETATDAMCTFLAINTSSVQLVPATAIAFLAANGNPNPGAIIASALAATLVSTAVALISVKQFARLTRPKIEAQVHHG encoded by the coding sequence ATGCTGAATATTATCTGGCTTGGCATGATGCTCCTGGCCGTTGTAACCGGTATTTTTCAGGGACGTATTCCACAGGTGGTGGCAGCCGTTACCGACTCAGCACGTCTTGGTTTTGAGATTGCCCTGGGACTTGCCGGTATCATGACCCTATGGCTTGGCATTATGAATATCGCGAGTGTTTCAGGGCTGATTAAAAAGCTTGCGAGAGCACTGAGACCTGTCATGCGCCCGCTGTTTCCCGAGGTACCTCCCGAACATCCGGCCATGGGGGCAATGCTGCTTAATATCGCGGCCAACATGCTGGGGCTTGCCAATGCTGCAACGCCCTTTGGTCTGCAGGCGATGAAAGAACTGCAAAAACTCAACACGCGTGCCGAAACTGCAACAGATGCCATGTGCACATTTCTTGCCATAAACACCTCGAGCGTGCAACTGGTGCCTGCAACTGCCATAGCATTTCTTGCTGCCAACGGCAATCCTAACCCGGGCGCCATTATCGCCAGCGCATTGGCGGCAACGCTGGTTTCAACCGCTGTAGCGCTGATATCCGTAAAGCAGTTTGCGCGCCTTACACGCCCGAAAATCGAAGCACAGGTGCATCATGGTTGA
- a CDS encoding N-acetylmuramoyl-L-alanine amidase-like domain-containing protein, whose protein sequence is MLVRFTSILPLVMTGILSSAAVLAKALPEKAADRDIAQLYHSLPPLPRTSLPERLNLISASFLGKPYLLGALGEGEHARFDQFPRYRTDAFDCDTYVTTVMALALSDSLTRFKRCLRNIRYHEGKRRFILRNHFTDLDWNINNENAGRLRDITRTLTTPEGKPAFKIAEALIDKPGWYAHFTHENIRLLSGPDELKQHRLVELQRQGKTLPRQTVTLPYIPLSVLFDEKGRPNLHFFNAIPDGAVIEIVRPDWDIKDRIGTRLNISHLGFVFRVKGIQMFRQASSEHQKVVDVPLTDYLKKAIKSPTIRGINIQVVLKGDC, encoded by the coding sequence ATGCTGGTAAGGTTCACATCAATACTCCCACTGGTTATGACCGGCATTTTATCAAGTGCTGCAGTGCTTGCGAAGGCGCTTCCTGAAAAAGCGGCGGACAGAGATATTGCACAACTATATCACAGCCTCCCTCCCCTGCCACGCACTTCACTTCCAGAACGCCTGAACCTTATAAGTGCCAGCTTTCTCGGCAAACCTTATCTTCTTGGTGCTTTAGGCGAGGGCGAGCATGCGCGTTTTGATCAATTCCCGCGTTATCGTACGGATGCTTTTGACTGTGATACCTATGTAACCACAGTAATGGCACTTGCACTCTCAGACAGCCTTACGCGTTTTAAAAGGTGCCTTCGTAATATCCGCTACCACGAGGGCAAACGCCGCTTTATCCTGCGCAATCATTTTACCGACCTGGACTGGAATATAAACAATGAAAATGCGGGCCGACTGCGTGACATCACAAGAACCCTTACCACTCCTGAAGGAAAACCGGCTTTCAAAATAGCCGAGGCTTTAATTGATAAACCGGGATGGTATGCGCACTTCACGCATGAAAACATTCGATTGTTAAGCGGGCCGGACGAATTGAAACAACATCGGCTTGTCGAGCTGCAACGCCAGGGAAAAACCCTCCCACGTCAAACGGTCACTCTGCCTTACATTCCGCTCAGCGTGCTCTTTGACGAAAAAGGTCGACCGAACCTGCATTTTTTTAATGCTATCCCTGACGGCGCGGTTATTGAAATCGTTCGTCCTGACTGGGACATCAAAGACCGCATAGGAACGCGGCTTAATATATCCCACCTTGGATTTGTCTTTCGGGTAAAAGGCATTCAGATGTTCCGACAGGCTTCATCTGAGCATCAAAAGGTCGTTGATGTACCACTCACTGATTACCTGAAAAAAGCCATTAAGAGCCCCACCATTCGTGGCATTAATATTCAGGTAGTCCTGAAAGGCGACTGTTAG
- a CDS encoding lysophospholipid acyltransferase family protein, producing MRTTVAGRFLYHCLPWRRRIVMQNIHQVYGDSLTHTQKVQLAKAFYSHMATSLREMVLLRFISEKALRARVEVRGHERMLAVAAEGRGVLVLTGHVGNWEFAPLGGILNFEQFRGQFHFIRRTLGARWIERILFRRYYQAGLQVIPKSHSLAKVQDALAENHAVIFVMDQHASVENRDGVAVEFFGRKAGTYRSLAMFARHTGVPVVPASGYRLPDGRHVLEFHEPLYWQDYPDAKDAIYQNTRIYNEALERIILAHPEQWMWLHRRWKLKDA from the coding sequence ATGCGAACTACCGTTGCCGGGCGGTTTCTCTATCATTGCCTGCCCTGGCGCCGGCGCATTGTGATGCAAAACATTCATCAGGTCTATGGCGATTCCCTGACTCACACCCAAAAAGTGCAGCTCGCTAAAGCATTTTATTCGCACATGGCCACTTCCCTTCGTGAAATGGTGCTGCTGCGCTTTATCAGTGAAAAAGCCCTGCGTGCACGGGTAGAGGTTCGTGGACATGAGCGGATGCTTGCAGTTGCAGCTGAAGGACGCGGTGTTCTGGTATTGACGGGACATGTAGGCAACTGGGAATTTGCGCCCCTCGGTGGCATTTTAAACTTTGAGCAGTTTCGCGGTCAGTTTCATTTTATACGGCGCACGTTAGGTGCACGCTGGATTGAGCGGATTCTCTTTCGTCGTTACTACCAGGCGGGATTACAGGTAATTCCAAAATCGCATTCCCTGGCAAAAGTACAGGATGCTCTTGCAGAGAATCATGCCGTAATTTTCGTGATGGATCAGCACGCGTCTGTTGAAAATCGTGATGGCGTGGCTGTTGAATTTTTTGGTCGTAAGGCCGGCACGTACCGAAGCCTTGCGATGTTTGCGCGCCACACCGGTGTACCAGTGGTGCCCGCCAGCGGTTATCGATTACCGGATGGTCGACATGTGCTCGAATTTCATGAACCCCTGTACTGGCAGGATTATCCGGACGCAAAAGACGCCATTTACCAGAATACCCGTATTTACAACGAAGCACTTGAACGCATTATCCTTGCCCACCCTGAACAATGGATGTGGCTGCATCGGCGATGGAAGCTCAAGGACGCGTGA
- the tyrS gene encoding tyrosine--tRNA ligase, with protein MNTDNSTLELLIRGCEEVLPADGLEKKLAAGVPLKIKAGFDPTAPDLHLGHTVLLNKLRQFQQHGHEVIFLVGDFTATIGDPTGKNVTRQPLSREEVLENAKTYERQVFRILDPQKTTVLFNSSWLGSLSAADLIRLAATHTVARMLERDDFQKRFASSQPIAIHEFIYPLLQGYDSVVLKADVELGGRDQKFNLLMGRELQKHYGQSQQTVMMLPLIEGLDGVKKMSKSLNNYIGIDEPPADIYGKLMSIPDTLMWRYLELLSFRSQAEIDQLKHAVADGMNPRDVKASLAHELTARFHGAQEADSAAAAFIARFQKGSIPDNLSVTDLICEQPITIVQMLRQAGLTQTTSEGHRLISQGGVRIDGERVGDGNVLFAEDKCCLVEVGKRRIAKVIMHKTASA; from the coding sequence ATGAACACAGACAATTCTACATTAGAGCTCCTGATTCGGGGGTGTGAAGAGGTGTTACCGGCTGACGGTCTCGAAAAAAAACTGGCCGCAGGCGTACCATTAAAAATTAAGGCAGGCTTTGATCCAACTGCGCCAGACCTGCACCTTGGTCATACGGTGTTGCTGAATAAACTTCGGCAATTTCAGCAGCATGGGCATGAGGTTATTTTTCTTGTGGGTGATTTTACCGCGACCATTGGTGACCCAACCGGTAAAAACGTGACCCGCCAGCCGCTAAGCCGAGAAGAGGTGCTCGAAAACGCAAAGACCTATGAACGGCAGGTTTTTCGCATACTCGATCCGCAAAAAACAACCGTACTCTTTAATTCCTCATGGCTTGGCAGCCTGAGTGCTGCGGACTTGATTCGTCTTGCTGCAACACATACGGTAGCGCGCATGCTGGAGCGCGATGATTTTCAAAAACGCTTTGCATCGAGCCAGCCTATTGCCATTCACGAATTTATTTATCCGCTGCTGCAGGGATATGACTCTGTAGTATTGAAGGCAGACGTAGAACTTGGGGGGCGGGATCAGAAATTCAACCTGCTGATGGGGCGCGAACTGCAAAAGCATTACGGCCAGTCACAGCAGACAGTTATGATGCTGCCGCTGATAGAAGGTCTTGATGGTGTCAAGAAGATGTCCAAGTCCTTAAACAATTATATAGGTATTGATGAGCCACCTGCTGACATCTACGGAAAACTGATGTCGATACCGGATACCCTGATGTGGCGCTACCTTGAACTCTTAAGTTTTCGTTCTCAGGCAGAAATTGATCAATTGAAGCACGCGGTAGCTGATGGAATGAACCCACGTGATGTTAAAGCCTCGCTGGCACATGAACTGACGGCACGCTTTCATGGCGCACAGGAAGCAGATTCTGCTGCAGCTGCATTTATCGCACGCTTTCAAAAGGGAAGCATTCCAGACAATCTGTCTGTTACAGACCTTATATGTGAACAGCCAATTACTATCGTACAGATGCTGCGACAGGCCGGGTTGACGCAGACCACATCAGAAGGACATCGCCTGATAAGTCAGGGTGGCGTGCGCATTGATGGTGAGCGCGTTGGCGATGGCAATGTTCTTTTTGCAGAGGATAAGTGTTGTCTCGTTGAAGTTGGTAAGCGAAGGATAGCCAAAGTGATCATGCATAAAACAGCATCAGCCTAA
- a CDS encoding acyl carrier protein, with amino-acid sequence MNVESVYPKVREIIADVLVIDEDEVSLQSRLIADLGAESIDFLDLVFQLEKAFGIKIPRGQLEKNARGALAEDEFETAGILTPKGMEALKNYLCEVPAEHFKANMKVNEIPMLFTVETFCKLIVAATAENRTSEALA; translated from the coding sequence ATGAACGTTGAGAGCGTATACCCAAAAGTTCGTGAGATTATTGCCGATGTACTCGTGATTGATGAAGACGAAGTCAGCCTGCAAAGCCGCCTGATTGCGGACCTGGGCGCAGAGTCCATTGATTTTCTTGATCTCGTCTTTCAGCTTGAAAAAGCCTTTGGCATTAAAATTCCTCGCGGTCAGCTTGAGAAAAATGCCCGTGGTGCACTCGCTGAAGATGAATTTGAAACAGCCGGTATTCTTACGCCTAAAGGCATGGAAGCATTGAAAAACTACCTGTGTGAAGTGCCTGCAGAGCATTTTAAGGCGAACATGAAGGTTAATGAAATTCCAATGCTCTTTACGGTCGAAACCTTCTGCAAACTGATAGTTGCAGCGACTGCTGAAAACCGGACTTCAGAAGCACTTGCCTGA
- a CDS encoding beta-ketoacyl-[acyl-carrier-protein] synthase family protein, with product MNTDKKVFITGAGAITATGTTLNDTWNALLEGRSGLAPIESFEISTWPNRLGGEIRVDKPAALLPDKKLMKAISRQDVFGINAAMQALEHSGLPQWRASLECTREFDDASGVYVGSPGNKYYQQYDFLPLIAKTEGNLHPFAEQLFEEVHPMWLLRILPNNVLAYTGIAYGLKGPNHNISNHATGGAQALIEAAHAIRAGQAERIVVVAYDVAIEPQALFYYERLGVLSATGVRPFDASHDGTVLAEGACAFVLESEESVRARDAACLGEVMGGFSATEAGGLFALQPDGESLTGLLENTLEGLGLTAADIGLVVAHGNGNPLSDDSEAAAVYNVLGDIPVTAFKWSMGHTVAASGLLDAVLAAEALNAGVIPGVAGFTQNSGAPINISAAERPLEGPRCALVINRGFGGMNVCTVLRACE from the coding sequence ATGAATACTGACAAAAAAGTGTTTATCACCGGTGCCGGCGCGATAACTGCGACCGGTACGACCCTGAATGATACGTGGAATGCCCTGCTCGAAGGACGTTCTGGTCTTGCACCCATTGAGTCTTTTGAGATTAGCACCTGGCCCAATCGGCTTGGCGGGGAAATTCGCGTGGACAAGCCAGCCGCTCTCCTGCCGGATAAAAAACTGATGAAAGCCATTTCCCGCCAGGACGTGTTTGGCATTAATGCCGCCATGCAGGCGCTGGAGCACTCGGGCCTGCCACAGTGGCGTGCTTCGCTCGAGTGCACACGCGAATTTGACGATGCCTCTGGGGTCTACGTAGGGTCGCCTGGTAATAAATACTATCAGCAATATGATTTTCTCCCGCTTATTGCGAAAACAGAAGGTAATTTGCATCCGTTTGCCGAGCAGCTTTTTGAAGAAGTGCACCCCATGTGGCTGCTTCGAATCCTGCCGAATAATGTGCTTGCCTATACCGGCATTGCGTATGGTTTAAAAGGGCCGAATCACAATATCAGCAACCATGCGACTGGTGGCGCGCAGGCTTTGATTGAAGCGGCGCATGCCATTCGAGCAGGGCAGGCTGAACGGATTGTGGTTGTGGCTTATGATGTAGCGATTGAACCACAGGCACTTTTTTATTATGAGCGTCTTGGGGTTTTGAGTGCGACAGGCGTCCGTCCTTTTGATGCAAGCCACGATGGCACGGTACTCGCAGAAGGTGCATGTGCATTTGTGCTGGAAAGTGAGGAAAGTGTCAGGGCGCGAGATGCAGCGTGCCTTGGTGAAGTGATGGGTGGCTTTTCCGCCACGGAAGCCGGCGGACTTTTTGCCTTGCAGCCAGACGGTGAATCGCTGACCGGATTGCTTGAAAACACGCTGGAAGGTCTTGGACTGACAGCCGCTGATATTGGGCTTGTGGTAGCCCATGGGAATGGCAACCCTTTGTCCGATGACAGTGAAGCCGCGGCAGTGTATAACGTTCTGGGTGATATCCCGGTAACCGCTTTCAAATGGTCGATGGGGCATACTGTTGCCGCATCCGGGCTGCTCGACGCGGTGCTCGCTGCAGAAGCCTTAAACGCAGGAGTGATTCCCGGGGTTGCGGGCTTTACCCAAAACAGCGGCGCGCCAATTAATATCAGTGCTGCCGAGAGACCGCTGGAGGGGCCGCGTTGCGCGCTCGTGATTAACCGCGGCTTTGGGGGAATGAACGTTTGCACGGTGCTGAGGGCTTGTGAATAA
- a CDS encoding spore maturation protein — protein sequence MFIVGIPLYGVCRRVDVFDAFITGAKQGFETSVSIIPYLIAMMVAIGMLRASGFFDVLGAWLAPVLERIGMPAELLPLALLRPFSGSASTGVMAELIHEHGGDSLIAKMAATMMGSTETTFYVIAVYFGAVAIRRTRYAIPAGLLADFAGIAASVVVCRYLFS from the coding sequence ATGTTCATTGTAGGTATCCCACTGTATGGGGTCTGCCGACGCGTAGATGTTTTTGATGCGTTCATTACCGGTGCAAAGCAGGGCTTTGAAACCAGCGTAAGCATCATACCGTATCTGATTGCCATGATGGTGGCGATTGGCATGTTGCGGGCTTCAGGTTTTTTCGATGTTTTAGGCGCCTGGCTTGCGCCTGTGCTTGAACGCATTGGCATGCCGGCAGAGCTCTTGCCGCTCGCGCTCTTGCGTCCCTTTTCTGGAAGCGCTTCAACCGGCGTTATGGCAGAACTGATTCATGAACACGGTGGCGACTCGCTGATTGCCAAAATGGCAGCGACCATGATGGGCAGTACTGAAACCACGTTTTATGTAATAGCAGTGTATTTTGGTGCTGTTGCCATTCGCCGTACACGCTATGCGATACCTGCCGGATTGCTGGCGGACTTTGCCGGTATCGCGGCTTCGGTGGTGGTGTGCCGTTATCTCTTTTCCTGA
- a CDS encoding peptidoglycan DD-metalloendopeptidase family protein yields MDHIRYARKKHAAKQSRLLPALALLLACALPFILVKTFSNHKSSMHTSKPLTLPKPSQKAEIIAKSRKESAWTVVTARERDTLGAIFNREGISAKTLQAILQDNPHARSLTSIKPNQQLQLLVRDNILQKIIFPLTTTQFLVVWRDGDRYRTKVNTRKMNSHSHYVTATVNGSLYGTAKRLNIPYRLVHQMTEIFNWQIDFARDVRAGDRFTIIYKAFYIEDKQVGTGEIEAVSYTNRGKVYQAIRHVNANGDAGYYTPEGNGLQKAFSRYPINFSHISSTFSMNRFHPILRYNRPHKGVDLAARIGTPIHATGDGRVEWIGRHSGYGNMIKIKHDRNMSSLYAHMLKFQKGLVRGARVKRGQVIGYVGQSGLASGPHCHYEFRINDTPRNPTTVDLPRSASVPAREMTAFRANAMTLLAHLKLFEDARIASEERSEKQKKA; encoded by the coding sequence ATGGACCACATACGTTACGCCCGCAAAAAACACGCAGCGAAACAATCACGTCTGCTTCCCGCGCTGGCTCTCCTGCTCGCCTGCGCGTTGCCTTTTATACTGGTCAAAACATTTTCCAACCACAAATCCTCCATGCATACCAGCAAGCCGCTGACCCTGCCAAAGCCTTCGCAAAAGGCTGAGATTATCGCAAAATCAAGGAAAGAGAGTGCATGGACGGTGGTTACAGCCCGGGAGAGAGATACACTTGGCGCTATTTTTAACCGTGAAGGCATCAGTGCGAAAACGCTTCAGGCAATACTGCAGGATAATCCGCACGCACGCAGCCTGACATCAATCAAGCCCAACCAGCAGTTGCAGCTGCTTGTGCGTGACAATATCCTGCAAAAAATCATTTTTCCACTGACTACCACCCAGTTTCTGGTTGTCTGGCGTGACGGTGACCGCTACCGCACCAAAGTTAATACACGTAAGATGAACAGCCACAGCCATTATGTCACAGCCACCGTCAATGGCTCGCTCTATGGAACCGCCAAACGCCTTAATATTCCCTATCGACTGGTGCACCAGATGACGGAAATTTTCAACTGGCAAATCGATTTTGCCAGAGACGTGCGCGCGGGCGATCGCTTCACAATCATTTATAAAGCGTTTTACATCGAAGATAAACAGGTTGGAACTGGAGAAATTGAAGCGGTATCGTACACAAACCGCGGAAAAGTCTATCAGGCCATTCGCCATGTTAACGCGAATGGCGATGCCGGGTACTACACTCCGGAAGGTAATGGCCTGCAAAAAGCGTTCAGCCGTTACCCCATTAATTTCAGCCATATCAGCTCTACCTTCAGCATGAACCGTTTTCATCCTATTCTGCGTTATAACCGGCCTCACAAGGGGGTCGATCTGGCGGCACGCATCGGCACCCCAATACACGCAACCGGAGACGGTCGTGTAGAATGGATTGGCCGCCACAGCGGTTATGGCAACATGATTAAAATCAAGCACGACCGTAACATGAGCTCACTCTACGCCCATATGCTCAAATTTCAGAAAGGGCTTGTACGCGGAGCACGTGTAAAACGCGGACAGGTCATTGGTTATGTCGGACAGTCTGGACTTGCATCAGGGCCACACTGCCATTATGAGTTCCGCATTAACGATACACCTCGAAATCCAACGACCGTTGATTTACCACGTTCAGCTTCCGTGCCTGCACGGGAAATGACGGCCTTCCGCGCCAATGCGATGACACTTCTGGCTCACCTCAAGCTTTTTGAGGATGCCCGTATTGCGAGCGAAGAACGCAGCGAGAAACAGAAAAAAGCCTGA